A window of Notolabrus celidotus isolate fNotCel1 chromosome 11, fNotCel1.pri, whole genome shotgun sequence contains these coding sequences:
- the dennd2c gene encoding DENN domain-containing protein 2C isoform X2, with protein MLALRLEQGRRGGGEVDRLQKGAAVAWQGRPSGRPPAQERRMNIREKISQWEGRSSQDAGVKAHPPTVSRSLSGDVLGNGCSDEGSRGGPHAKASLSKAKSLDFRESPSPAGNTVVGRKSEPLQKCATEISTSGNKPLTAQKHLESPKVGANSAISTIKQVTANGDLKTRRILDIEVVSKPLPLLADDQDDNMPAGNFYTSRGFWRKLEGDRLLWEKGRGSSSEPLPPPKPQRTFQYQGSKNSNNKIYWDNRSPQNYRSNLSRSRRVAQPPSFPPPPCPGATTNGLSRHKKNRKSFEYEDAARLTAKQGTLGEEARRSGIYHAYSDDNIYEDIVCEVTRDNPYEDVKLSPMCLPISRSQHPKLPPKPQTLQQGYTGRVDKKRSQTMTPSKSSAFTETPKPATARRPSTQKTQRTPQYVNKIETIFDDKRGKKRVKNQGFSVREETSGTESDTEDNTKGSRRSVYRQSTLKRRPGYRTLERDLIQHQQQQLFQIFVVVSLRKGSTGNTYSPEITQQFPKMFEKSSRISREAEDQLRVIPKFCFPDSQDWKPSAHMPSETFSFVLTGEDGSRWFCYCRKILPSGKGKRLPEVHCIVSKLGCFNLFAKILEEVERRREISPALVYPFMRSVMEAPFPAPGRTVTVKSFLPGSGNEVLTLCRPVDSRLEHVDFDSLLQCLSVGKLLQVFASILLERRVIFVADKLSVLSRCGHAVLALLYPFTWQHTFIPVLPASMLDISCSPTPFLIGVLSQCLPEVMELPIEEVLIVDLCADKFVIQLGDEDCILPSKLQAALLQILEEREEILRQDDGDRYGGLQADLSSLMSEGFVRLFVELVGHYPLHMSESSNGSRELQRDSFRKSHPSRGVRQFLQLFMETQMFAGFIQDKELRKGAGRGLFEFRVTEYLDTYPEPEPSGVNKFLKGLGNKMKLLQIK; from the exons ATGCTGGCTCTGAGGCTGGAGCAGGGCAGGCGAGGGGGCGGTGAGGTTGACCGCCTGCAGAAAGGGGCCGCCGTGGCTTGGCAGGGCCGCCCGTCAGGGAGGCCCCCTGCTCAAGAGCGGCGCATGAACATCAGGGAGAAGATCTCCCAGTGGGAAGGTCGCAGCAGCCAGGATGCCGGGGTCAAAGCTCACCCTCCGACTGTATCCCGGAGTCTCTCTGGGGATGTGCTGGGTAACGGGTGTTCTGACGAGGGATCAAGAGGGGGGCCTCATGCTAAAGCAAGCCTCTCAAAAGCTAAGAGCTTGGATTTTCGGGAATCCCCATCACCAGCGGGAAACACTGTGGTCGGTAGGAAGTCAGAGCCTCTGCAAAAATGCGCCACTGAAATTTCGACCTCGGGAAATAAACCACTAACAGCACAAAAACATTTAGAGTCTCCCAAAGTCGGAGCTAACTCTGCTATCTCTACAATTAAACAAGTCACCGCGAATGGTGACCTTAAAACGCGGCGCATCTTGGACATCGAAGTAGTTTCCAAACCTCTACCTCTATTAGCAGATGATCAAGATGACAACATGCCGGCCGGAAACTTCTACACCTCTCGGGGTTTCTGGCGTAAGCTGGAGGGGGACAGACTGCTCTGGGAGAAAGGCAGGGGGTCTTCAAGTGAACCTCTGCCTCCTCCTAAACCTCAGCGGACATTCCAGTATCAGGGATCCAAAAACAGTAACAACAAAATTTACTGGGACAACAGATCCCCTCAAAACTATCGGTCTAACttgagcaggagcaggagggtCGCCCAACCACCCAGCTTCCCACCTCCTCCGTGTCCGGGAGCGACCACCAATGGGCTCTCAAGGCATAAAAAGAACAG gaagtcttTTGAGTACGAGGATGCGGCACGTCTGACCGCGAAGCAAGGCACTCTGGGAGAGGAGGCCAGGCGCTCTGGCATCTACCATGCTTACTCTGATGACAATATTTATGAGGACATCGTTT gTGAAGTGACCAGAGATAACCCTTATGAGGACGTCAAGCTGTCCCCCATGTGTCTCCCTATTTCAAGGTCTCAACACCCAAAG CTGCCCCCAAAACCCCAAACGTTGCAGCAGGGATACACTGGAAGAGTGGATAAGAAGAGGTCCCAAACCATGACACCATCCAAATCCTCCGCCTTTACAGAAACTCCCAAACCAGCAACAGCCCGACGACCAAGCACCCAGAAAACCCAGAGGACGCCTCAG TACGTCAACAAGATTGAGACCATCTTCGACGACAAGCGAGGGAAGAAGAGAGTAAAGAACCAGGGATTTTCAGTGcgag AAGAGACCAGTGGGACGGAGAGCGACACTGAGGACAACACCAAAG GCTCCAGGAGATCAGTTTACAGACAGTCTACACTGAAACGCAGACCAGGCTACCGCACCCTGGAGAGAGACCTGAtccagcaccagcagcagcagctcttccAGATCTTTGTGGTGGTGTCGCTGAGAAAAGGGTCCACAGGAAACACCTACTCTCCTGAAATCACACAGCAGTTCCCTAAAATG tttgagaaGTCTTCCCGGATCTCCAGAGAAGCTGAAGATCAGCTGAGGGTGATTCCCAAGTTCTGCTTCCCTGACTCACAGGACTGGAAACCCTCTGCACACATGCCAAG TGAGACCTTCTCCTTTGTGCTGACCGGAGAGGACGGCAGCCGCTGGTTCTGTTACTGCCGTAAGATCTTG CCCAGTGGCAAAGGGAAGAGGCTTCCTGAGGTGCACTGTATTGTCAGCAAACTGGGCTGTTTCAACCTGTTTGCCAAG AttctggaggaggtggagaggcgAAGAGAGATTTCCCCAGCGCTGGTTTATCCTTTTATGCGTAGCGTGATGGAGGCCCCATTTCCAGCCCCTGGTCGCACAGTCACGGTGAAAAGCTTCCTCCCCGGCTCAGGGAATGAG GTTTTGACTTTATGTCGCCCGGTGGACTCCCGACTGGAGCATGTGGACTTTGACAGTCTGCTGCAGTGTCTCAGTGTTGGGAAACTACTGCAGGTGTTTGCCTCCATTCTGCTCGAGAGGAGGGTCATCTTCGTCGCTGACAAGCTCAG TGTGTTGTCCCGGTGTGGCCATGCAGTGCTGGCGCTGCTGTACCCCTTCACCTGGCAGCACACCTTCATACCTGTGCTACCGGCCAGCATGCTGGACATCAGCTGCTCCCCCACGCCGTTCCTCATCGGGGTGCTGTCACAGTGCCTGCCAGAAGTAATGGAGCTTCCTATCGAGGAG GTGCTGATAGTGGATCTGTGTGCTGACAAGTTTGTCATTCAG CTCGGAGATGAAGATTGTATCCTGCCCAGTAAACTGCAGGCGGCACTGCTGCAGAtcctggaggagagagaagagatccTGAGACAGGATGATGGAGACAGATACGGAG GTCTGCAAGCTGACCTGAGCTCTTTGATGTCAGAGGGTTTCGTGCGGCTCTTCGTGGAGCTGGTGGGTCACTATCCTCTCCACATGTCTGAGTCCTCCAACGGGAGCAGGGAGCTGCAGCGCGACAGCTTCCGCAAATCTCACCCCTCCCGCGGAGTCCGCCAGTTCCTGCAGCTCTTCATGGAGACTCAAATGTTTGCCGGTTTCATTCAGGACAAAGAGCTGCGCAAGGGGGCTGGAAGAG GTCTGTTTGAGTTCAGAGTGACTGAGTATCTCGATACGTACCCTGAGCCGGAGCCGAGTGGTGTGAACAAGTTTCTGAAAGGGTTGG ggaaCAAGATGAAGCTCCTTCAAATCAAATGA
- the dennd2c gene encoding DENN domain-containing protein 2C isoform X1 translates to MLALRLEQGRRGGGEVDRLQKGAAVAWQGRPSGRPPAQERRMNIREKISQWEGRSSQDAGVKAHPPTVSRSLSGDVLGNGCSDEGSRGGPHAKASLSKAKSLDFRESPSPAGNTVVGRKSEPLQKCATEISTSGNKPLTAQKHLESPKVGANSAISTIKQVTANGDLKTRRILDIEVVSKPLPLLADDQDDNMPAGNFYTSRGFWRKLEGDRLLWEKGRGSSSEPLPPPKPQRTFQYQGSKNSNNKIYWDNRSPQNYRSNLSRSRRVAQPPSFPPPPCPGATTNGLSRHKKNRKSFEYEDAARLTAKQGTLGEEARRSGIYHAYSDDNIYEDIVCEVTRDNPYEDVKLSPMCLPISRSQHPKLPPKPQTLQQGYTGRVDKKRSQTMTPSKSSAFTETPKPATARRPSTQKTQRTPQYVNKIETIFDDKRGKKRVKNQGFSVREETSGTESDTEDNTKAGSRRSVYRQSTLKRRPGYRTLERDLIQHQQQQLFQIFVVVSLRKGSTGNTYSPEITQQFPKMFEKSSRISREAEDQLRVIPKFCFPDSQDWKPSAHMPSETFSFVLTGEDGSRWFCYCRKILPSGKGKRLPEVHCIVSKLGCFNLFAKILEEVERRREISPALVYPFMRSVMEAPFPAPGRTVTVKSFLPGSGNEVLTLCRPVDSRLEHVDFDSLLQCLSVGKLLQVFASILLERRVIFVADKLSVLSRCGHAVLALLYPFTWQHTFIPVLPASMLDISCSPTPFLIGVLSQCLPEVMELPIEEVLIVDLCADKFVIQLGDEDCILPSKLQAALLQILEEREEILRQDDGDRYGGLQADLSSLMSEGFVRLFVELVGHYPLHMSESSNGSRELQRDSFRKSHPSRGVRQFLQLFMETQMFAGFIQDKELRKGAGRGLFEFRVTEYLDTYPEPEPSGVNKFLKGLGNKMKLLQIK, encoded by the exons ATGCTGGCTCTGAGGCTGGAGCAGGGCAGGCGAGGGGGCGGTGAGGTTGACCGCCTGCAGAAAGGGGCCGCCGTGGCTTGGCAGGGCCGCCCGTCAGGGAGGCCCCCTGCTCAAGAGCGGCGCATGAACATCAGGGAGAAGATCTCCCAGTGGGAAGGTCGCAGCAGCCAGGATGCCGGGGTCAAAGCTCACCCTCCGACTGTATCCCGGAGTCTCTCTGGGGATGTGCTGGGTAACGGGTGTTCTGACGAGGGATCAAGAGGGGGGCCTCATGCTAAAGCAAGCCTCTCAAAAGCTAAGAGCTTGGATTTTCGGGAATCCCCATCACCAGCGGGAAACACTGTGGTCGGTAGGAAGTCAGAGCCTCTGCAAAAATGCGCCACTGAAATTTCGACCTCGGGAAATAAACCACTAACAGCACAAAAACATTTAGAGTCTCCCAAAGTCGGAGCTAACTCTGCTATCTCTACAATTAAACAAGTCACCGCGAATGGTGACCTTAAAACGCGGCGCATCTTGGACATCGAAGTAGTTTCCAAACCTCTACCTCTATTAGCAGATGATCAAGATGACAACATGCCGGCCGGAAACTTCTACACCTCTCGGGGTTTCTGGCGTAAGCTGGAGGGGGACAGACTGCTCTGGGAGAAAGGCAGGGGGTCTTCAAGTGAACCTCTGCCTCCTCCTAAACCTCAGCGGACATTCCAGTATCAGGGATCCAAAAACAGTAACAACAAAATTTACTGGGACAACAGATCCCCTCAAAACTATCGGTCTAACttgagcaggagcaggagggtCGCCCAACCACCCAGCTTCCCACCTCCTCCGTGTCCGGGAGCGACCACCAATGGGCTCTCAAGGCATAAAAAGAACAG gaagtcttTTGAGTACGAGGATGCGGCACGTCTGACCGCGAAGCAAGGCACTCTGGGAGAGGAGGCCAGGCGCTCTGGCATCTACCATGCTTACTCTGATGACAATATTTATGAGGACATCGTTT gTGAAGTGACCAGAGATAACCCTTATGAGGACGTCAAGCTGTCCCCCATGTGTCTCCCTATTTCAAGGTCTCAACACCCAAAG CTGCCCCCAAAACCCCAAACGTTGCAGCAGGGATACACTGGAAGAGTGGATAAGAAGAGGTCCCAAACCATGACACCATCCAAATCCTCCGCCTTTACAGAAACTCCCAAACCAGCAACAGCCCGACGACCAAGCACCCAGAAAACCCAGAGGACGCCTCAG TACGTCAACAAGATTGAGACCATCTTCGACGACAAGCGAGGGAAGAAGAGAGTAAAGAACCAGGGATTTTCAGTGcgag AAGAGACCAGTGGGACGGAGAGCGACACTGAGGACAACACCAAAG CAGGCTCCAGGAGATCAGTTTACAGACAGTCTACACTGAAACGCAGACCAGGCTACCGCACCCTGGAGAGAGACCTGAtccagcaccagcagcagcagctcttccAGATCTTTGTGGTGGTGTCGCTGAGAAAAGGGTCCACAGGAAACACCTACTCTCCTGAAATCACACAGCAGTTCCCTAAAATG tttgagaaGTCTTCCCGGATCTCCAGAGAAGCTGAAGATCAGCTGAGGGTGATTCCCAAGTTCTGCTTCCCTGACTCACAGGACTGGAAACCCTCTGCACACATGCCAAG TGAGACCTTCTCCTTTGTGCTGACCGGAGAGGACGGCAGCCGCTGGTTCTGTTACTGCCGTAAGATCTTG CCCAGTGGCAAAGGGAAGAGGCTTCCTGAGGTGCACTGTATTGTCAGCAAACTGGGCTGTTTCAACCTGTTTGCCAAG AttctggaggaggtggagaggcgAAGAGAGATTTCCCCAGCGCTGGTTTATCCTTTTATGCGTAGCGTGATGGAGGCCCCATTTCCAGCCCCTGGTCGCACAGTCACGGTGAAAAGCTTCCTCCCCGGCTCAGGGAATGAG GTTTTGACTTTATGTCGCCCGGTGGACTCCCGACTGGAGCATGTGGACTTTGACAGTCTGCTGCAGTGTCTCAGTGTTGGGAAACTACTGCAGGTGTTTGCCTCCATTCTGCTCGAGAGGAGGGTCATCTTCGTCGCTGACAAGCTCAG TGTGTTGTCCCGGTGTGGCCATGCAGTGCTGGCGCTGCTGTACCCCTTCACCTGGCAGCACACCTTCATACCTGTGCTACCGGCCAGCATGCTGGACATCAGCTGCTCCCCCACGCCGTTCCTCATCGGGGTGCTGTCACAGTGCCTGCCAGAAGTAATGGAGCTTCCTATCGAGGAG GTGCTGATAGTGGATCTGTGTGCTGACAAGTTTGTCATTCAG CTCGGAGATGAAGATTGTATCCTGCCCAGTAAACTGCAGGCGGCACTGCTGCAGAtcctggaggagagagaagagatccTGAGACAGGATGATGGAGACAGATACGGAG GTCTGCAAGCTGACCTGAGCTCTTTGATGTCAGAGGGTTTCGTGCGGCTCTTCGTGGAGCTGGTGGGTCACTATCCTCTCCACATGTCTGAGTCCTCCAACGGGAGCAGGGAGCTGCAGCGCGACAGCTTCCGCAAATCTCACCCCTCCCGCGGAGTCCGCCAGTTCCTGCAGCTCTTCATGGAGACTCAAATGTTTGCCGGTTTCATTCAGGACAAAGAGCTGCGCAAGGGGGCTGGAAGAG GTCTGTTTGAGTTCAGAGTGACTGAGTATCTCGATACGTACCCTGAGCCGGAGCCGAGTGGTGTGAACAAGTTTCTGAAAGGGTTGG ggaaCAAGATGAAGCTCCTTCAAATCAAATGA